In Candidatus Liberimonas magnetica, one DNA window encodes the following:
- a CDS encoding glycosyltransferase family 4 protein — translation MRICLVTAWGFQHLDGSNLRTYFLLMELLKRKHNITVIHASASDAEYTKETFNCESIGAGIEISRWDTHRQKLIKYIKFINSAKKILKTMDFDVVFGISLLNSLVISGQKRSKSIAMYVDFMSNYYSFVHETGLPHKLFARFLRFLERYTIKKADRVIVITNAMKKLVPVSCRDKVCVIPDGADTVKFIPRNIKNEAKKIFGLTSDNFVIGYQGGIEKFDGLQFLAEIAPELVKNIPGVRFLIAGRGSYLETVKEIVDKNKTTDNFIFLGWVASEKVPDVMAATDLNVVPVPNHPCTAPLITFRLVESMAAGVNVIVNDLPGMREIVDESMVFFTDVQNPAKFAEDIIKVYKTPAEKRLAMIKNARNKIETLDWRKIAGLDADKVEMR, via the coding sequence ATGCGCATCTGTTTAGTAACTGCCTGGGGGTTTCAACACCTGGACGGTTCCAATTTGAGGACTTATTTCCTATTAATGGAACTGCTTAAGAGGAAACATAATATAACTGTTATACATGCTTCCGCGTCTGATGCAGAATATACAAAGGAAACCTTTAACTGCGAATCAATAGGAGCCGGGATAGAGATCTCAAGATGGGATACCCACAGGCAAAAATTGATAAAATACATCAAGTTCATAAACTCGGCAAAGAAGATCCTAAAAACAATGGATTTTGATGTGGTTTTCGGGATAAGCCTATTGAACTCTCTTGTTATTTCGGGTCAGAAAAGGTCAAAAAGCATCGCTATGTACGTGGATTTTATGAGCAACTATTATTCCTTTGTTCATGAGACAGGCCTGCCGCACAAACTCTTTGCCAGGTTTTTACGGTTCCTTGAAAGGTATACGATAAAAAAAGCAGACAGGGTTATTGTTATCACGAATGCCATGAAAAAACTGGTACCGGTATCATGCAGGGATAAAGTATGTGTTATTCCAGACGGTGCAGATACGGTAAAATTCATTCCAAGGAACATTAAAAACGAAGCAAAAAAAATATTCGGGCTAACTTCCGATAATTTTGTCATCGGTTACCAGGGAGGCATTGAAAAATTCGACGGCCTGCAGTTTCTCGCTGAAATAGCTCCCGAATTAGTGAAAAATATCCCGGGTGTAAGGTTCTTGATAGCCGGCAGGGGCAGTTACCTTGAAACGGTAAAAGAAATAGTGGATAAGAATAAAACCACCGATAACTTTATTTTTCTCGGATGGGTAGCTAGCGAAAAGGTGCCTGATGTTATGGCGGCAACAGACCTTAACGTAGTCCCTGTGCCGAACCATCCCTGCACCGCGCCTTTGATCACGTTCCGTTTAGTCGAAAGCATGGCCGCGGGCGTAAATGTTATAGTAAATGACCTGCCCGGCATGCGGGAAATAGTTGATGAATCAATGGTATTTTTTACTGATGTACAAAACCCGGCCAAATTCGCAGAGGATATAATAAAGGTTTATAAAACACCAGCAGAAAAACGCCTGGCTATGATAAAGAATGCAAGAAACAAAATAGAAACCCTTGACTGGAGAAAAATAGCCGGACTTGATGCAGACAAAGTTGAAATGAGATAA
- a CDS encoding B12-binding domain-containing radical SAM protein, whose amino-acid sequence MKITLINPSLMRQDELRWDKGGTYPPLGLCYIAAVLRNNKHEVNIIDGEALRITGEKLKERLLKDRPQVIGITSHTPKFNQLLDTIKTIKELNLQAAIVVGGPHISLIPEKTMKQIPQIAYAVIGEGEYTFLELVNSIENKQPIEKVNGIAYRQGDKIILTSPRDYIKNLDELPLPARDLLPNIAGECYSNAFRYKQLPMTSVITSRGCPYACIFCARIFGARYRMHSFDKVMEEIRHLVKNYGIKEIIFVDDTFIVDIERTIKICNALKEQKLGLTWSCHGRIDILYKHPELIPLMKNSGCWYISLGIESGNAEVLKKIRKNITLEQVDSVVNQLNSAGIHTKGFFMIGHPYDTKESIRDTIDFAKSLPLGSVQFSYTIPYPGTELFDIAINHGFFEGDSYEKMSSHTAGFPVYSPPGVPIEYLKAIQKKAYREFYFRPSFLLKHLVKINSFQSLKKYSERGFVYFKSLFLKK is encoded by the coding sequence TTGAAAATAACTTTAATAAACCCGTCACTTATGAGACAGGACGAACTGCGCTGGGACAAAGGCGGGACATACCCTCCTTTGGGCCTGTGCTACATAGCGGCTGTTTTAAGGAACAATAAACATGAAGTAAATATAATTGACGGAGAAGCTTTACGGATAACCGGCGAGAAGCTGAAAGAAAGGCTGTTAAAAGACAGGCCTCAGGTTATAGGGATAACATCTCATACCCCGAAGTTCAACCAGTTGTTGGATACAATCAAAACCATCAAAGAATTAAACCTCCAGGCTGCCATAGTCGTAGGCGGGCCCCATATAAGCCTCATCCCTGAAAAGACGATGAAACAGATACCCCAGATCGCTTATGCGGTTATCGGTGAGGGGGAATACACTTTTCTTGAACTCGTAAATTCTATAGAAAACAAACAGCCCATAGAGAAAGTGAATGGAATAGCCTATAGACAAGGCGATAAGATAATACTTACCTCTCCGAGGGATTATATAAAGAACCTTGATGAACTTCCTCTGCCTGCACGGGACCTCCTGCCGAACATAGCCGGTGAGTGTTACAGCAATGCTTTCAGGTACAAACAGCTACCTATGACGAGCGTCATTACAAGCAGGGGATGTCCCTATGCCTGCATATTCTGTGCCAGGATATTCGGCGCGAGGTACAGGATGCATTCTTTTGACAAAGTGATGGAAGAGATAAGGCATCTGGTAAAAAATTACGGCATAAAAGAGATAATTTTTGTAGACGATACGTTCATAGTGGATATTGAACGGACCATAAAGATATGCAACGCCCTGAAAGAACAAAAACTGGGCCTTACCTGGTCCTGCCACGGGAGGATAGATATCCTTTATAAACACCCGGAGCTTATCCCTTTAATGAAAAATTCAGGGTGCTGGTACATAAGCCTCGGCATTGAAAGCGGGAACGCCGAAGTACTTAAGAAAATAAGAAAGAACATTACTCTTGAACAGGTAGATAGCGTAGTAAACCAGCTCAATTCCGCCGGTATTCATACAAAAGGTTTTTTTATGATAGGCCACCCTTATGACACAAAAGAAAGTATCAGGGACACTATAGATTTCGCGAAATCTCTTCCTCTTGGCAGTGTGCAGTTCAGCTATACTATACCTTATCCGGGTACGGAACTTTTTGACATCGCCATAAACCACGGGTTTTTTGAAGGGGATTCCTACGAAAAGATGTCTTCCCATACGGCAGGTTTCCCGGTTTATTCGCCGCCCGGCGTACCTATAGAATATTTAAAGGCTATCCAGAAAAAAGCGTACAGGGAGTTTTATTTCAGGCCCTCATTCCTTCTTAAGCACCTTGTAAAGATAAACAGCTTTCAGTCTTTAAAGAAATATTCTGAAAGAGGTTTTGTTTATTTTAAATCTTTATTTTTGAAAAAATGA
- a CDS encoding YfhO family protein, with translation MKIKALTIPALIALFILCFFYKPLFLSSYFYHADLGFQFVNFSNYGSDVIKSGIMPNWSPEMEFGYPFSATSQSNPCLYPLNLLVFFLPAHINSNYTIILHFILLMLLTYLFARSISLSKTASLVVSVLFSYSGSILTRITQSTLLDSALWLPLILLMIKGAFRDSNKAYFILAGMMFGVQFLGGTQLWFYTMIVITFYVGLEYYLKYVKETVSKSLITNNFVIPLCTVIILGVLISAVQFLPQYELSQNAGRAEGEMTYKLAGSMQLCPEEVISLVYPKLFGFRPNLEYLGRSFPFAEHGYFGIFSLFLFMIALMNIKKNAYVVLFLFLALVSFIAALGKYSPIFFIQYHIPGFSHLRYPMEYLFIFSFSMSVLCGIGIDHLTGNKITEPEKSKLFKRSIYFSGVVILMTFFCSVTVGLFKDKIIYLVQNILESHNMSNTRYMPKVTEFLSRLTDPNNFIIPVFFMLSFIVLFRLWHKMKISKTGFKLLILAGIFTDLFIVFHNFNPLIDKSYFTKIPYTAKYLAQNAGLFRVYPVNGDFYKKIAYSQWDFKNAAGQMLSRESLHSALQYHIPSIIRATSVPVKRYLQYYNYAAGIDSNNVEEKMKILGLANVKYILSSGNYDTKSLELVYRGDIDIYRNKQVFPRVFGVTSLIRAGSENEALDLIKTGKIDFNNSAVIEAKNVTAEYLKPPGMRHTKNIILREYSNNRVTLDVEFRNSGVLILNDLFYTGWKAYVNGKVQEIFPVNLIMKGILLKEGKYRVNFVYDPFSYKVGLLLTLLSVALLGIYFVNKMILGDKAVLTSMHKKCIMIHINRMG, from the coding sequence ATGAAAATAAAAGCTCTTACGATTCCTGCCTTAATAGCCTTGTTCATTCTCTGTTTTTTCTATAAGCCCCTGTTCCTGTCAAGTTATTTTTATCATGCAGACCTGGGGTTCCAGTTCGTCAATTTCTCAAACTACGGTTCGGACGTCATAAAATCGGGTATCATGCCGAACTGGTCGCCGGAAATGGAATTCGGTTACCCGTTCTCTGCAACGTCTCAATCTAACCCGTGCCTTTACCCGCTTAACCTGCTTGTCTTCTTTTTGCCTGCACATATCAACAGCAATTACACTATAATCCTGCATTTCATTTTATTGATGCTTTTAACATACCTTTTCGCCCGCTCAATAAGTCTGTCAAAGACAGCTTCACTGGTTGTTTCGGTCCTTTTCTCTTACAGCGGTTCTATCCTGACGCGGATAACCCAGTCGACTCTGCTTGATTCAGCTTTATGGCTTCCTCTTATTCTTCTAATGATAAAAGGCGCTTTCAGGGATTCCAACAAAGCTTATTTTATTCTGGCGGGCATGATGTTCGGCGTCCAGTTCTTAGGGGGCACACAGCTGTGGTTCTATACGATGATAGTAATTACTTTCTATGTCGGTCTGGAGTATTATTTAAAATACGTTAAAGAGACAGTTTCAAAAAGTCTAATTACAAATAATTTCGTCATTCCCCTGTGCACCGTCATTATCCTTGGTGTGCTTATATCAGCGGTACAGTTTTTACCCCAATATGAACTCAGTCAAAATGCAGGCAGGGCAGAAGGGGAAATGACATACAAGCTGGCCGGTTCCATGCAGTTATGCCCGGAAGAGGTCATCTCGCTTGTATATCCGAAGCTCTTCGGGTTCAGGCCTAACCTGGAATATCTGGGGAGGTCATTTCCATTTGCTGAACACGGTTATTTCGGGATATTTTCATTGTTTTTGTTCATGATAGCTTTAATGAACATAAAAAAGAATGCCTATGTAGTGTTATTTTTGTTTTTAGCATTGGTTTCGTTCATAGCTGCGCTTGGGAAATACAGCCCCATATTCTTTATTCAATACCATATACCGGGTTTCAGTCATTTAAGGTATCCCATGGAATACCTGTTCATATTCAGTTTTTCAATGTCGGTTTTGTGCGGTATAGGAATAGACCATCTTACAGGCAACAAAATAACAGAACCTGAAAAATCAAAGTTATTTAAAAGGAGCATTTATTTTTCAGGAGTTGTAATCCTAATGACTTTTTTCTGCAGTGTTACGGTAGGTTTGTTCAAAGATAAAATAATTTATCTTGTTCAAAATATTTTAGAGTCGCATAATATGTCCAATACCCGCTATATGCCTAAGGTCACGGAATTTTTGAGCAGGTTAACCGACCCGAATAATTTTATCATACCTGTCTTTTTTATGCTCTCATTTATTGTATTATTCCGGCTGTGGCATAAAATGAAAATATCAAAGACAGGATTTAAGCTGTTAATTTTAGCCGGCATTTTCACCGATCTGTTCATTGTATTCCATAATTTTAACCCGCTGATAGATAAGTCCTATTTTACAAAAATCCCTTATACGGCAAAATATCTCGCTCAAAATGCCGGGCTTTTCAGGGTTTATCCGGTAAACGGAGATTTTTACAAAAAGATAGCCTACTCGCAGTGGGATTTTAAAAACGCGGCCGGGCAGATGCTGTCAAGAGAATCGCTGCATTCTGCCCTGCAGTACCATATTCCAAGCATTATAAGAGCAACGTCCGTGCCGGTAAAAAGGTACCTCCAGTATTACAATTATGCTGCTGGCATTGACAGTAACAACGTTGAAGAAAAGATGAAAATATTGGGGCTTGCGAACGTTAAATACATACTTTCATCGGGAAATTACGATACGAAATCGCTTGAACTTGTTTACAGGGGAGATATCGATATTTACAGGAATAAACAAGTATTCCCGAGGGTATTCGGAGTTACTTCTTTAATAAGAGCAGGAAGCGAAAATGAAGCACTGGACCTGATAAAAACCGGCAAGATAGATTTTAATAATTCTGCTGTTATCGAAGCCAAAAATGTGACGGCTGAATACCTCAAGCCTCCGGGCATGAGGCACACCAAAAATATTATATTAAGGGAATATTCAAACAACAGGGTTACTTTGGATGTTGAATTCAGGAACAGCGGTGTCCTTATATTGAACGACCTGTTCTATACGGGCTGGAAAGCTTATGTGAACGGCAAGGTGCAGGAGATATTTCCGGTTAACCTTATCATGAAAGGGATCTTGCTAAAAGAGGGGAAATACAGGGTTAATTTTGTTTATGATCCTTTTTCTTATAAAGTAGGATTGCTCTTAACGTTGCTTTCAGTAGCTTTGCTTGGTATTTATTTTGTAAATAAGATGATCCTAGGAGATAAAGCAGTGTTGACAAGTATGCATAAAAAATGCATAATGATACATATAAACCGTATGGGCTAA
- a CDS encoding type II toxin-antitoxin system VapB family antitoxin: MRTTLNIGDALLKKAAELSGITEKTTLVRMGLESLIERASRKRLMKLGGSEKHLRAIPRRRFK, from the coding sequence ATGAGAACGACATTGAATATCGGTGATGCTTTGTTGAAAAAAGCGGCTGAATTATCAGGGATAACTGAAAAAACAACTTTAGTAAGGATGGGGCTTGAATCTTTGATAGAGAGAGCAAGCAGGAAACGGTTGATGAAGTTAGGGGGAAGTGAAAAACATCTCAGAGCTATACCGCGCAGGAGGTTTAAATAG
- a CDS encoding PIN domain-containing protein, with protein MVLVDTSVWIDYFRHGNKHIEELLEEDEIIIHEFVIGELACGNIKNRKEILRLLTSLPMTKDIRNDEILKFIESNNLMGIGLGLIDIYLLSSCLLSNAVLWTLDKKLKNTAKILKINYVQMN; from the coding sequence ATGGTTCTTGTTGATACTTCAGTATGGATAGACTACTTCCGGCACGGGAATAAGCATATTGAAGAATTACTGGAAGAAGATGAGATAATAATACATGAATTTGTTATAGGAGAGCTTGCCTGCGGAAATATAAAAAATAGAAAAGAAATTTTAAGATTACTCACTTCGTTGCCTATGACAAAAGATATAAGAAACGATGAAATACTTAAGTTTATTGAAAGTAATAATTTAATGGGTATAGGGTTAGGTTTAATCGACATTTATCTTCTTTCATCATGTTTGTTAAGCAATGCCGTTTTATGGACATTAGATAAAAAACTTAAGAATACAGCAAAAATATTAAAGATAAATTATGTTCAAATGAATTGA